One Paraburkholderia kururiensis DNA window includes the following coding sequences:
- the acnB gene encoding bifunctional aconitate hydratase 2/2-methylisocitrate dehydratase, producing the protein MLENFRAHAAARAALGIPPLPLTAQQTAELVELLTNPPAGEEQTLVDLITHRVPAGVDEAARVKAGFLAAVAKGETACPLISRTRATELLGTMLGGYNIQPLIELLSDAEVGTVAADALKKTLLMFDQFHDVKELADKGNANARAVLQSWADAEWFTSRPEVPQSLTITVFKVPGETNTDDLSPAPDATTRPDIPLHALAMLKNARPGITPEEDGKRGPVKFIESLKEKGHLVAYVGDVVGTGSSRKSATNSVLWFTGEDIPYVPNKRFGGVCLGGKIAPIFYNTMEDAGALPIELDVSKMDMGDVVELRPYEGKALKNGEVIAEFQVKSDVLFDEVRAGGRIPLIIGRGLTAKAREALGLPPSTLFRLPHQPADSGKGFSLAQKMVGRACGLPEGQGVRPGTYCEPKMTSVGSQDTTGPMTRDELKDLACLGFSADLVMQSFCHTAAYPKPVDVKTHQTLPNFISTRGGIALRPGDGVIHSWLNRMLLPDTVGTGGDSHTRFPIGISFPAGSGLVAFAAATGTMPLDMPESVLVRFKGKMQPGVTLRDLVNAIPLYAIKQGMLTVAKQGKKNIFSGRILEIEGLPDLKVEQAFELSDASAERSAAGCSVRLNKEPIIEYLNSNITLLKWMIAQGYQDARSLQRRIKAMEQWLADPKLLQPDADAEYAAVIEIDLADVHEPIVACPNDPDDVKTLSDVAGAKIDEVFIGSCMTNIGHFRAASKLLEGKRDIPVKLWVAPPTKMDQKQLTEEGHYGVFGTAGARTEMPGCSLCMGNQAQVREGATVMSTSTRNFPNRLGKNTNVYLGSAELAAICSRLGRIPTKDEYMADIGVINANGDKIYKYMNFDQIEDFKEVADTVSM; encoded by the coding sequence ATGCTTGAAAACTTTCGCGCTCACGCGGCCGCTCGCGCCGCGCTCGGTATCCCTCCCCTCCCGCTCACGGCCCAGCAGACCGCCGAACTGGTGGAACTGCTGACGAACCCGCCCGCGGGCGAAGAGCAAACGCTCGTCGACCTGATCACCCACCGCGTGCCGGCCGGCGTGGATGAGGCCGCCCGCGTGAAGGCCGGCTTTCTCGCCGCCGTGGCCAAGGGCGAAACCGCCTGCCCGCTGATCTCGCGCACGCGTGCCACCGAACTGCTCGGCACCATGCTGGGCGGCTACAACATCCAGCCGTTGATCGAGCTGCTTTCGGACGCCGAAGTGGGCACCGTCGCCGCCGACGCGCTGAAGAAAACCCTGCTGATGTTCGACCAGTTCCACGACGTCAAGGAACTGGCCGACAAGGGCAACGCCAACGCCCGTGCCGTGCTGCAAAGCTGGGCCGACGCCGAATGGTTCACGAGCCGTCCGGAAGTGCCGCAAAGCCTCACCATCACCGTCTTCAAGGTGCCGGGCGAAACCAACACGGACGACCTCTCGCCCGCGCCGGACGCCACCACCCGCCCCGACATCCCGCTGCACGCGCTCGCGATGCTGAAGAACGCCCGTCCCGGCATCACGCCGGAAGAAGACGGCAAGCGCGGCCCGGTCAAGTTCATCGAATCGCTGAAGGAAAAGGGTCACCTGGTCGCCTACGTGGGCGACGTGGTGGGCACCGGCTCGTCGCGCAAGTCGGCCACCAACTCCGTGCTGTGGTTCACGGGCGAAGACATTCCCTACGTGCCGAACAAGCGCTTCGGCGGCGTGTGCCTGGGCGGCAAGATTGCCCCGATCTTCTACAACACGATGGAAGACGCGGGCGCGCTGCCCATCGAACTCGACGTCTCGAAGATGGACATGGGCGACGTGGTCGAACTGCGCCCGTACGAAGGCAAGGCACTGAAGAACGGCGAAGTGATTGCCGAATTCCAGGTGAAGTCCGACGTGCTGTTCGACGAAGTGCGCGCCGGCGGCCGTATTCCGCTGATCATCGGTCGCGGCCTCACGGCCAAGGCGCGTGAAGCGCTGGGTCTGCCGCCCTCCACGCTGTTCCGCCTGCCGCATCAGCCGGCCGACAGCGGCAAGGGCTTCTCGCTCGCGCAGAAGATGGTGGGCCGCGCGTGCGGTCTGCCCGAAGGCCAGGGCGTGCGCCCCGGCACGTACTGCGAACCGAAGATGACCTCGGTGGGCTCGCAGGACACCACGGGCCCCATGACCCGCGACGAACTGAAGGATCTGGCGTGCCTCGGCTTCTCGGCCGACCTCGTCATGCAGTCGTTCTGCCACACCGCCGCTTATCCGAAGCCGGTGGACGTGAAGACGCACCAGACGCTGCCGAACTTCATCAGCACGCGCGGCGGCATCGCGCTGCGCCCGGGCGACGGCGTGATCCACTCGTGGCTGAACCGCATGCTGCTGCCCGACACCGTGGGCACGGGCGGCGATTCGCACACGCGCTTCCCGATCGGCATCAGCTTCCCGGCGGGCTCCGGCCTCGTCGCCTTCGCGGCCGCCACCGGCACGATGCCGCTCGACATGCCGGAATCGGTGCTGGTCCGCTTCAAGGGCAAGATGCAGCCGGGCGTGACGCTGCGCGACCTCGTCAACGCGATTCCGCTGTACGCCATCAAGCAAGGCATGCTGACGGTCGCCAAGCAAGGCAAGAAGAACATTTTCTCGGGCCGCATTCTCGAAATCGAAGGTCTGCCCGACTTGAAGGTCGAGCAGGCATTCGAACTGTCGGATGCATCGGCTGAGCGTTCGGCTGCGGGCTGCTCGGTGCGCCTGAACAAGGAACCGATCATCGAGTACCTCAACAGCAACATCACGCTGCTGAAGTGGATGATCGCGCAGGGCTACCAGGACGCGCGCAGCCTGCAACGCCGCATCAAGGCGATGGAGCAGTGGCTGGCCGACCCGAAACTGCTGCAACCGGATGCCGACGCCGAGTACGCGGCCGTGATCGAGATCGATCTCGCCGACGTCCATGAGCCGATCGTCGCGTGCCCGAACGACCCGGACGATGTGAAGACGCTGTCCGACGTCGCCGGCGCGAAGATCGACGAAGTGTTCATCGGTTCGTGCATGACCAACATCGGTCACTTCCGTGCCGCGTCGAAGCTGCTGGAAGGCAAGCGCGACATTCCCGTCAAGCTGTGGGTGGCCCCGCCCACCAAGATGGACCAGAAGCAGCTGACGGAAGAAGGTCACTACGGCGTGTTCGGCACGGCCGGCGCGCGCACCGAAATGCCGGGCTGCTCGCTGTGCATGGGCAACCAGGCACAGGTGCGTGAAGGCGCGACGGTCATGTCGACGTCGACCCGCAACTTCCCGAACCGTCTGGGCAAGAACACGAACGTGTACCTGGGTTCCGCGGAACTGGCGGCCATCTGCTCGCGCCTTGGCCGGATTCCGACCAAAGACGAGTACATGGCCGACATCGGCGTGATCAACGCCAATGGCGACAAGATCTACAAGTACATGAACTTCGACCAGATCGAAGACTTCAAGGAAGTGGCCGACACCGTGTCGATGTAA
- a CDS encoding cytochrome P460 family protein, whose protein sequence is MTLRSIGTLHVACVLGLAVLASDGATAADAQTAAAASPIYGVTVPKGYREWQMIAPAAEAAPLDELRVVLGNETAMKAVRNATLPFPDGTILVKLAYRKKQSDAFAPATVPGQPTTVQVMVKDSKRYASTGGWGFGRFINGMPVDKAQHETCFACHAARVKDRDYVFTRFAP, encoded by the coding sequence ATGACATTGCGCAGCATCGGTACGTTGCACGTGGCGTGCGTGCTAGGGCTCGCGGTACTCGCGAGCGATGGCGCCACCGCCGCGGACGCGCAGACGGCAGCGGCGGCGTCGCCCATCTACGGCGTGACGGTTCCGAAGGGGTATCGCGAATGGCAGATGATCGCGCCCGCCGCGGAAGCCGCGCCGCTCGACGAGTTGCGCGTGGTGCTCGGCAACGAGACGGCGATGAAGGCCGTCAGGAACGCCACCCTGCCGTTTCCGGACGGGACGATTCTGGTGAAGCTCGCCTACCGGAAAAAGCAGTCCGACGCGTTCGCCCCCGCCACCGTGCCCGGCCAGCCCACGACGGTGCAGGTCATGGTGAAGGATTCGAAGCGCTATGCGTCCACGGGCGGATGGGGGTTCGGACGGTTCATCAACGGCATGCCGGTGGACAAGGCGCAGCATGAGACGTGCTTCGCGTGCCATGCGGCGCGCGTGAAGGATCGCGACTACGTGTTCACGCGTTTTGCGCCGTGA
- a CDS encoding sigma-54 interaction domain-containing protein: MPHSLPTSPSTVHADTPGAKSSPPEIAALVGYLEYDTQPAIVLDPEYRILAANSAYQKQFGIAGQPHVGRRCYQVSHHYEVPCDLAGEHCPMKQAAATGSADRVLHVHHTPRGQEHVDVELRPIFDARRQIIAYVERLSTVRSASARPDADGLVGRAPAFNEAISKLHRVATSMLPVLLLGESGTGKELFAHALHAASPRANRPFVVVDCSGITETLFESELFGYEKGSFTGASARKPGLVETAQGGTLFLDEIGDVPLAMQVKLLRLIETGAFRRVGGVETQRADFRLVAATHKPLEQMLADGQFRSDLYFRISAFPIRLPALRERAEDIPLLAAAMLRRIASTRGADARATSVATSIAPEALALLCAYAWPGNIRELRNVLERANLLADHGVIRAEHLPDAIRTPVAPPPSQAPATPAVFARGKLSDAELARVAAGFSGSRSELAAHLGISERTLYRRLKSLGSA, translated from the coding sequence ATGCCTCATTCCCTCCCCACGTCGCCGTCCACGGTCCACGCGGATACGCCCGGCGCCAAGTCCAGCCCGCCGGAGATCGCGGCACTCGTCGGCTATCTGGAGTACGACACCCAGCCGGCCATCGTGCTCGACCCGGAGTACCGCATCCTCGCGGCCAACAGCGCCTACCAGAAGCAGTTCGGCATCGCCGGGCAGCCGCACGTGGGGCGGCGCTGCTACCAGGTCTCGCATCACTACGAGGTGCCCTGCGACCTCGCCGGCGAACACTGCCCGATGAAGCAGGCGGCCGCTACAGGGAGTGCCGACCGCGTCCTCCACGTTCACCACACGCCGCGAGGCCAGGAGCACGTGGACGTGGAGCTGCGGCCCATCTTCGACGCCCGCCGGCAGATCATCGCGTACGTGGAGCGTCTTTCGACCGTACGCAGCGCCTCGGCACGGCCGGATGCCGATGGCCTCGTCGGACGCGCCCCCGCTTTCAACGAGGCGATCTCGAAACTGCACCGGGTCGCGACCTCGATGCTGCCCGTGCTGCTGCTGGGCGAATCGGGCACGGGCAAGGAACTGTTCGCGCACGCGCTGCACGCGGCCAGCCCGCGCGCAAACCGGCCGTTCGTGGTGGTGGACTGCTCGGGCATTACCGAAACGCTGTTCGAGAGCGAGCTGTTCGGCTACGAGAAGGGGTCGTTCACGGGCGCGTCGGCGCGCAAACCGGGGCTCGTGGAAACCGCGCAGGGCGGCACGCTGTTCCTCGACGAAATCGGCGACGTGCCGCTCGCAATGCAGGTGAAGCTGCTGCGCCTCATCGAAACCGGCGCGTTCCGGCGCGTGGGCGGCGTCGAGACGCAACGCGCCGACTTCCGGCTCGTGGCGGCCACACACAAGCCGCTCGAGCAGATGCTGGCCGACGGCCAGTTTCGCTCCGACCTGTACTTTCGCATCAGCGCGTTCCCGATCCGGCTGCCGGCGCTGCGCGAGCGTGCCGAAGACATCCCGCTGCTCGCAGCGGCCATGCTGCGGCGTATCGCGTCCACGCGCGGCGCCGACGCCCGCGCCACGTCGGTCGCCACCTCGATCGCCCCCGAAGCGCTCGCCCTGCTGTGCGCCTACGCCTGGCCCGGCAATATCCGCGAGCTTCGCAACGTGCTGGAACGCGCCAATCTGCTGGCGGACCACGGCGTGATCCGCGCGGAGCATCTGCCCGACGCGATCCGCACGCCGGTCGCGCCGCCGCCATCGCAGGCGCCGGCTACGCCTGCTGTTTTTGCTCGCGGCAAGCTTTCCGACGCCGAACTCGCGCGCGTGGCCGCCGGGTTTAGCGGATCGCGCAGCGAACTGGCCGCGCATCTCGGCATCAGCGAACGCACGCTGTACCGCCGGCTCAAGTCGCTCGGCAGCGCCTGA
- a CDS encoding DUF4148 domain-containing protein: MKLVQSLIVAAVVAVPAVSFAQSNAPLTRALVRAELVQLEKAGYNPALDYTRYPENVQAAEARVSARNHDAASAYGPALNGTSSSGSHASAAQDAIPGLGPLYAHS, from the coding sequence ATGAAGCTCGTCCAATCGCTGATCGTTGCCGCTGTCGTCGCCGTTCCGGCCGTTTCGTTTGCGCAGTCCAACGCGCCGCTCACGCGTGCCCTGGTGCGCGCGGAACTCGTTCAACTCGAAAAGGCGGGCTACAACCCCGCTCTGGACTACACCCGCTACCCCGAGAACGTTCAGGCCGCCGAGGCGCGCGTGAGTGCCCGGAACCACGATGCCGCGTCCGCGTATGGCCCCGCGCTGAACGGCACGTCGTCGTCGGGTTCGCATGCCAGCGCTGCGCAAGACGCGATTCCGGGTCTCGGCCCGCTCTACGCCCACTCGTGA
- a CDS encoding MBL fold metallo-hydrolase, which translates to MTHSTFAVEGFFDPATWTISYLLLDRETKQCALIDSVLDYDPKSGRTRTDSADRLIARVEALDARVQWLLETHVHADHLSAAPYLKARLGGQIAIGEQVRTVQQVFGKLFNAGPGFATDGSQFDRLFADGETFEVGRVQLRALHTPGHTPACMTYLVSDGDDHAAFVGDTLFMPDYGTARCDFPGGDASTLFRSIHRILSLPPQTRLYMCHDYQPGGRPLRYESTVAEQREHNIHVHEGTTEQAFVDMRHARDAKLDMPVLILPSVQVNMRAGHLPEPESNGVSYIKIPLNVL; encoded by the coding sequence ATGACCCACAGCACGTTTGCTGTCGAAGGATTCTTTGACCCCGCCACGTGGACCATCAGCTACCTGCTGCTCGACCGCGAGACGAAGCAGTGCGCGCTTATCGACAGCGTGCTCGACTACGACCCGAAGTCCGGCCGCACGCGCACCGACTCGGCCGACCGCCTCATCGCGCGGGTCGAAGCGCTGGACGCCCGCGTGCAATGGCTGCTGGAGACCCACGTGCACGCGGACCATCTGTCCGCCGCTCCGTATCTGAAGGCCCGGCTGGGCGGCCAGATCGCGATCGGCGAGCAGGTCCGGACGGTGCAGCAGGTGTTCGGCAAGCTGTTCAATGCCGGCCCCGGCTTCGCGACCGACGGCTCCCAGTTCGACCGGCTATTCGCCGACGGCGAAACCTTCGAAGTGGGGCGCGTGCAGCTGCGCGCGCTGCACACGCCGGGTCACACGCCCGCCTGCATGACCTACCTCGTGAGCGACGGCGACGACCACGCCGCGTTCGTGGGCGACACGCTCTTCATGCCCGACTACGGCACCGCGCGCTGCGACTTCCCGGGCGGCGACGCCTCGACGCTGTTCCGTTCGATCCATCGCATCCTGAGCCTGCCGCCGCAGACGCGGCTCTACATGTGCCACGACTATCAGCCGGGCGGCCGCCCGCTGCGCTATGAAAGCACGGTGGCCGAGCAGCGCGAGCACAACATCCACGTGCACGAAGGCACCACGGAACAGGCGTTCGTCGACATGCGCCACGCGCGCGACGCGAAGCTCGACATGCCCGTGCTGATCCTGCCTTCGGTGCAGGTCAACATGCGCGCCGGCCATCTGCCCGAGCCGGAGAGCAACGGCGTGTCGTACATCAAGATTCCGCTCAACGTGTTGTGA
- a CDS encoding alpha/beta fold hydrolase, producing the protein MSGLLKSMLVIGAVAAGPAAHAEGANDASRTTVVLTHGAFADGSSWRGVIPILEAKGLRVVAVQNPLSSLADDVAATRRVIDQQPGPVVLVGHSWAGVVISEAGNDDKVKALVYVSAFAPDANQSIADITKDLPAPPWASELHKDSAGYLTLSDKAVRQFFAPDLPAAAQRVVAATQGPWYSGCLDEKVTHPAWRDRPSSFVVSTEDQMIAPALQERMAKDIGATVTRVHGSHVSLVSHPQVVANAIIEAAKRGQ; encoded by the coding sequence TTGAGTGGTCTTCTGAAGTCCATGCTGGTGATTGGCGCAGTGGCCGCGGGGCCGGCGGCGCATGCCGAAGGAGCGAATGACGCGAGCCGCACCACCGTCGTGCTGACCCACGGCGCGTTTGCCGACGGGTCCAGCTGGCGCGGCGTGATTCCGATTCTGGAGGCGAAGGGCCTCCGCGTGGTGGCCGTGCAAAACCCGCTGAGTTCGCTTGCCGACGACGTGGCCGCGACCCGACGCGTGATCGATCAGCAACCGGGCCCGGTCGTGCTGGTCGGACATTCGTGGGCGGGCGTGGTTATCAGCGAGGCCGGCAACGACGACAAGGTGAAGGCACTCGTCTACGTGTCGGCCTTCGCTCCGGACGCGAATCAGTCCATTGCCGACATAACAAAGGACTTGCCGGCGCCGCCCTGGGCCAGTGAGCTGCATAAGGATTCCGCGGGCTATCTGACGCTCTCGGACAAGGCCGTCCGTCAGTTCTTCGCGCCCGACCTGCCGGCTGCCGCGCAACGCGTCGTGGCCGCTACGCAGGGGCCGTGGTACTCGGGCTGTCTCGACGAGAAGGTCACGCATCCGGCGTGGCGCGACCGGCCTTCATCCTTCGTGGTGAGCACCGAAGACCAGATGATCGCGCCCGCTTTGCAGGAGCGCATGGCGAAGGACATCGGCGCTACCGTCACGCGTGTGCATGGCAGCCATGTTTCGCTCGTGAGCCATCCGCAAGTTGTTGCAAACGCGATTATCGAAGCGGCTAAACGTGGGCAGTAG
- a CDS encoding Na+/H+ antiporter: MTNVELFHYLLLLIAGASALTWLAERVSIPPAVVLLLGGCVIAVAGKGVTGMDPDLLLVAVLPPLLMSSSFYTAWKEFRGELATIVSLVLGAVTFTTVAVAFAVHAFNAGLPWAACLTLGAIVSPPDAVAAKAILQRYPLPPRLVAVLEGESLVNDASGLLLYQMAVSAALAATTITVASGTGLFFRLILLGIAVGLVCGQAMCALLVRLVDAKLGIVLTFMMAWASYGVAEAIGGSGVLSVVTCGLVLGVRQHRVFSADMRIKAKATWDAIVFVLEALVFVLIGLALHGILASVNHEGAVVMAGLRVALPATAAAIVARLVWVFGAIWLPGRLRANRTGGRAWTFGEAAVMGWAGMRGVVSLAAALALPDHFPGRDVIIFSTFLLIITTLVVQGGSLATLIRLLKLRPPARHTMSEHETRARTFGASLAALADIGKREDGIDPAMLERLQAEYRVRVTANENAHTSGEERIEHRARFLRVELELVGVSRETLLALHRAGKVDDAVLHRIESELDLEELRLLRLLEP, from the coding sequence ATGACCAACGTCGAGCTGTTCCATTACCTGCTGTTGTTGATTGCCGGCGCGAGCGCGCTGACCTGGCTTGCCGAGCGCGTGTCGATTCCGCCCGCGGTGGTGCTGCTGCTGGGCGGCTGCGTGATCGCCGTGGCCGGCAAGGGCGTGACGGGCATGGACCCGGACCTCCTGCTCGTCGCCGTGTTGCCGCCGCTGCTGATGTCCAGTTCGTTCTATACGGCGTGGAAAGAGTTTCGCGGCGAACTCGCCACCATCGTCTCGCTCGTGCTGGGCGCCGTCACCTTCACCACCGTTGCGGTCGCGTTCGCCGTGCACGCGTTCAATGCCGGCTTGCCCTGGGCCGCGTGCCTCACGCTGGGCGCAATCGTCTCGCCGCCGGATGCCGTCGCCGCGAAGGCCATCTTGCAGCGCTATCCGCTGCCGCCCAGGCTCGTAGCCGTGCTCGAAGGCGAGAGCCTCGTCAACGACGCGTCCGGTCTGCTGCTCTACCAGATGGCCGTTTCAGCGGCGCTGGCCGCCACCACGATCACGGTCGCAAGCGGCACAGGGCTTTTCTTCAGACTCATCCTGCTCGGTATCGCGGTGGGCCTCGTGTGTGGTCAGGCGATGTGCGCGCTGCTCGTGCGCCTGGTCGATGCGAAGCTCGGCATCGTACTCACCTTCATGATGGCGTGGGCCAGCTACGGCGTGGCGGAAGCCATCGGCGGATCGGGCGTGCTCTCGGTCGTGACCTGCGGACTCGTGTTGGGCGTGCGCCAGCATCGCGTGTTCAGCGCCGATATGCGGATCAAGGCCAAGGCCACGTGGGACGCCATCGTGTTCGTGCTCGAGGCACTGGTGTTCGTGCTGATCGGGCTCGCGCTGCACGGCATTCTCGCGAGCGTGAACCACGAAGGCGCGGTGGTCATGGCGGGCCTGCGCGTCGCGTTGCCGGCCACGGCGGCGGCCATCGTCGCGCGCCTCGTGTGGGTGTTCGGCGCGATCTGGCTGCCGGGCCGTCTGCGCGCGAACCGCACGGGCGGCCGCGCCTGGACGTTCGGCGAAGCGGCCGTGATGGGATGGGCGGGCATGCGCGGCGTCGTGAGCCTGGCGGCCGCGCTCGCGTTGCCCGACCACTTCCCGGGCCGCGACGTGATCATTTTCAGCACCTTCCTGCTGATCATCACCACGCTCGTCGTGCAGGGCGGCAGCCTCGCCACGTTGATCCGGCTGCTGAAGCTGCGTCCGCCCGCACGCCACACGATGTCCGAACACGAGACGCGGGCGCGCACCTTCGGCGCCTCGCTCGCGGCGCTGGCGGACATCGGCAAGCGCGAAGACGGCATCGACCCCGCGATGCTCGAACGCCTGCAGGCCGAATATCGCGTGCGCGTGACGGCGAACGAGAACGCGCACACCTCGGGTGAGGAGCGCATCGAACATCGGGCGCGGTTCCTGCGCGTCGAGCTGGAGCTGGTGGGCGTTTCGCGCGAGACCTTGCTCGCCCTGCACCGCGCCGGCAAAGTGGACGACGCGGTGCTCCACCGCATCGAGTCCGAGCTCGATCTTGAAGAGCTGAGGTTGCTGCGGCTGCTTGAACCGTGA
- a CDS encoding alpha-hydroxy-acid oxidizing protein, protein MRVMLDSGVRRGTDVPKALAPGAHFVLVGAARHGGACGGRRGERAVRAALAAPGNQRGPGTGGRRAGRECRPRVRGAW, encoded by the coding sequence ATGCGGGTCATGCTCGACAGCGGCGTGAGACGCGGCACGGACGTGCCCAAGGCCCTCGCGCCGGGCGCGCATTTCGTGTTGGTGGGGGCGGCCCGACATGGCGGGGCCTGCGGTGGGCGGCGAGGCGAGCGTGCGGTACGCGCTGCACTTGCTGCGCCGGGAAATCAACGTGGACCTGGCACTGGCGGGAGGCGCGCGGGTCGAGAATGCCGGCCGCGAGTGCGTGGTGCGTGGTGA
- a CDS encoding hydrolase, translating into MSNPNLEVLTPQNSQLIIIDQQPQMAFGVQSIDRQVLKNNVVGLAKAAKVFNIPTTITTVESQSFSGYTYPELLDVFPDHKLLERTSMNSWDDQKVRDALAANGRKKVVVAGLWTEVCNTTFALCAMLEGNYEIYMVADASGGTSKDAHDFAMQRMIQAGVVPVTWQQVMLEWQRDWARRETYDAVMAIAKEHSGAYGMGVDYAYTMVHKAAQRTSVPHEILAAVPAK; encoded by the coding sequence ATGAGCAATCCCAACCTTGAAGTACTGACTCCCCAAAACAGCCAGCTGATCATTATCGACCAGCAGCCGCAAATGGCTTTCGGCGTGCAGTCCATCGACCGCCAGGTGCTGAAGAACAACGTGGTCGGTCTCGCGAAGGCGGCCAAGGTGTTCAACATTCCCACCACGATCACGACGGTCGAGTCGCAAAGCTTTTCGGGCTACACCTATCCCGAACTGCTCGACGTGTTCCCTGACCACAAGCTGCTCGAGCGCACCTCGATGAACTCGTGGGACGACCAGAAAGTGCGCGACGCGCTGGCCGCGAACGGCCGCAAGAAGGTCGTCGTGGCCGGCCTGTGGACGGAGGTGTGCAACACCACGTTCGCACTGTGCGCCATGCTCGAAGGCAACTACGAAATCTACATGGTGGCCGACGCTTCGGGCGGCACCTCGAAGGACGCGCACGACTTCGCGATGCAGCGCATGATCCAGGCCGGCGTCGTGCCCGTCACCTGGCAGCAGGTAATGCTCGAGTGGCAGCGTGACTGGGCGCGCCGCGAGACCTACGACGCGGTCATGGCCATCGCCAAGGAACACTCGGGCGCGTACGGCATGGGCGTCGACTACGCGTACACGATGGTCCACAAGGCAGCGCAGCGCACCTCGGTGCCGCACGAAATCCTGGCCGCCGTGCCCGCGAAGTAA
- a CDS encoding TIGR01244 family sulfur transferase — protein MDIKQLSDAVAVSPQVLVADLPAVRAAGYRTVICNRPDGEGPDQPTFVEIEAAARKEGIAAYYLPVESGKISAREAAQFGELLRTVPGPVLAYCRSGMRSASLWALSGASGYAAGDIVAAGKAAGYDLGAVAARLGESGAGAEKCYDVVIVGAGAAGVATASSLLARDADLDIAIIDPAPIHYYQPGWTMVGAGVFKPETTARRMVDVLPHKVQWIEAAVAAFEPENDAVVLESCRKIRYRQLVVCAGLKLDWNAIEGLPQTLGTNGVTSNYRYDLAPYTWQLVQQLKRGRALFTQPPMPIKCAGAPQKAMYMSSDHWLRTGRLGQIEVEFFNAGAVLFGVADYVPALMKYVERYDIALNFGFNLSAVDGPGKRAMFTRTLPGGATERFETTFDMIHVVPPQKAPDFIRSSPLADTAGWVDVDPATLRHKRYGNIYGLGDATNTTNAKTAAAARKQAPVVAHNVLAALRGRRELANYDGYGSCPLTVERGKIVLAEFLYGGKVAPTFPKWLIDGTQPSRLAWLLKDRLLPPLYWRGMLKGREWLAHPRLAD, from the coding sequence ATGGACATCAAACAACTCAGCGACGCTGTCGCCGTTTCGCCGCAGGTGCTCGTGGCCGATCTGCCGGCGGTGCGCGCGGCGGGATACCGCACGGTGATCTGCAACCGCCCCGACGGCGAGGGACCTGATCAGCCCACTTTCGTGGAGATCGAAGCGGCGGCGCGCAAGGAGGGCATCGCCGCGTACTACCTGCCCGTCGAGTCGGGCAAGATCAGCGCCCGCGAGGCTGCGCAGTTCGGCGAGTTGCTGCGGACGGTGCCGGGGCCGGTGCTCGCGTATTGCCGCAGCGGCATGCGCTCGGCTTCGCTTTGGGCGCTTTCGGGCGCGTCCGGCTACGCGGCGGGCGACATCGTCGCGGCCGGCAAGGCGGCGGGCTACGACCTCGGCGCAGTGGCCGCCCGCCTCGGAGAAAGCGGCGCGGGGGCCGAAAAGTGCTACGACGTGGTAATTGTCGGCGCCGGCGCGGCGGGGGTGGCGACGGCATCCAGCCTGCTCGCGCGCGACGCGGATCTCGACATCGCCATCATCGACCCCGCGCCGATTCACTACTACCAGCCCGGCTGGACGATGGTGGGCGCGGGCGTCTTCAAGCCGGAGACCACCGCGCGCCGCATGGTCGACGTGCTTCCACACAAGGTGCAGTGGATCGAGGCGGCCGTTGCGGCATTCGAACCCGAGAACGACGCCGTGGTGCTGGAGAGTTGCCGCAAGATCCGCTATCGGCAACTGGTGGTGTGCGCGGGGCTGAAGCTCGACTGGAACGCGATCGAAGGTTTGCCGCAGACGCTCGGCACCAACGGCGTCACGTCGAATTACCGCTACGACCTTGCCCCCTACACGTGGCAGCTCGTGCAGCAGTTGAAGCGCGGCCGCGCGCTCTTCACGCAGCCGCCCATGCCGATCAAGTGTGCCGGCGCGCCGCAGAAGGCCATGTACATGTCTTCCGATCACTGGTTGCGCACGGGCCGGCTCGGGCAGATCGAGGTCGAGTTCTTCAATGCCGGCGCCGTGCTGTTCGGCGTAGCCGACTACGTGCCGGCGTTGATGAAGTACGTGGAGCGCTACGACATCGCGCTCAATTTCGGCTTCAACCTGAGCGCCGTCGACGGTCCGGGCAAGCGCGCGATGTTCACGCGCACGCTGCCCGGCGGCGCGACCGAGCGCTTCGAAACGACGTTCGACATGATTCACGTGGTGCCGCCGCAAAAGGCGCCCGACTTCATCCGCTCGAGCCCGCTTGCGGACACGGCGGGCTGGGTGGACGTGGACCCGGCCACGCTGCGGCACAAGCGCTACGGCAACATCTATGGTCTCGGCGACGCGACCAACACAACGAACGCGAAGACCGCGGCGGCGGCGCGCAAACAGGCGCCCGTCGTCGCGCACAACGTGCTGGCCGCGCTGCGCGGACGGCGCGAGCTCGCGAACTACGACGGCTACGGCTCGTGTCCGCTCACGGTGGAGCGCGGCAAGATCGTGCTGGCCGAATTCCTCTACGGCGGCAAGGTGGCGCCCACGTTCCCGAAGTGGCTGATCGACGGCACGCAACCGTCGCGGCTCGCGTGGCTGCTCAAGGACCGCCTGCTGCCGCCGCTCTACTGGCGCGGCATGTTGAAGGGCCGCGAGTGGCTCGCGCATCCGCGGCTCGCCGACTGA